In one window of Trichoderma breve strain T069 chromosome 7 map unlocalized scaffold00008, whole genome shotgun sequence DNA:
- a CDS encoding EAP30/Vps36 family domain-containing protein: MSRKGVGIAAFDRSRITSRQFASHGSSLRATNAQALETQLAVFRSLLQQFAQTHAKDIRSDPSFRAQFARMCSAIGVDPLASSNNHSSGSGNSVWAQLLGKTVNDFYFELAVRIVEVCGATRAENGGLIGLSELRERVSKGRMEGADSISDDDVRRAVETLKPLGSYAVVTVGRKEYVRSVPRELSTDQAAVVEAAQVLGYVSVGMLRDNLGWDEARCKTVIDDLMAGGMLWVDKQTKGEWEYWSPGVMADAGTDGEAGV; the protein is encoded by the coding sequence atgtCCCGCAAAGGCGTCGGCATCGCCGCCTTCGACCGCTCCCGCATCACCTCCCGCCAATTCGCCTCCCACGGCTCCTCCCTCCGCGCAACAAACGCCCAAGCCCTCGAGACCCAGCTCGCCGTCTTCCGctccctcctccagcagttCGCCCAGACCCACGCAAAGGACATACGCTCCGACCCCTCGTTCCGCGCCCAATTCGCACGCATGTGCTCCGCCATCGGCGTCGACCCCCTCGCCTCGTCAAACAACCACAGCAGCGGCTCCGGGAACTCCGTCTGGGCGCAGCTCCTAGGAAAGACGGTTAATGACTTTTACTTTGAGCTGGCGGTGCGCATTGTAGAGGTTTGCGGTGCGACGCGAGCCGAGAATGGGGGTTTGATTGGTCTTTCGGAGCTGCGTGAGCGCGTGTCCAAGGGTCGTATGGAGGGCGCGGATTCGATCAGTGACGACGACGTGCGTCGCGCTGTCGAGACGCTCAAGCCTCTTGGTAGTTATGCTGTTGTTACTGTCGGCCGCAAGGAGTACGTGCGTAGCGTGCCGCGTGAGCTGAGCACCGACCAGGCTGCTGTCGTGGAGGCAGCGCAGGTCTTGGGGTACGTGAGCGTGGGCATGTTGCGGGACAACCTCGGCTGGGACGAAGCCAGATGCAAAACGGTTATCGACGATCTGATGGCCGGTGGGATGCTGTGGGTGGACAAGCAGACCAAGGGCGAGTGGGAGTACTGGAGCCCTGGTGTCATGGCTGATGCCGGTACGGACGGCGAGGCGGGTGTCTGA
- a CDS encoding dnaJ domain-containing protein, with protein MASEAEIDLYEILEIDRGATPDQIKKAYRKAALRYHPDKVPEEQREESEVKFKEASRAYEILSDEDKRHLYDTHGMAAFDGSRGGPGGPEVDLNDILSQMFGFNMGGPGGPGGPGGPMRPRKGPDEEQEYKVTLEELYKGKTVKFSANKQVVCSVCKGSGGKEKAKPTSCERCKGHGMVEAIRQIGPGMMRRETVLCDHCTGSGKVYKEKDRCKKCKGKRTTQEKKALEIYIPRGSMQGERIVLEGEADQYPDQIPGDIVFTLIEEPHDVFSRLGNDLSAELTVSLSEALIGFNRVVLKHLDGRGIQLNRPRGKVLKPVDCIKIPGEGMPMKRGDARGDLYLLVKVEFPEDDWLKDESAYEALAKMLPPPLPAVEAEEIDEVEYEDGADIEEMGADQGDPRFGNEWEDDDEGEGQTQCATQ; from the exons ATGGCTTCCGAAGCGGAAATTGATCTCTATG AGATCCTCGAAATCGACAGAGGTGCAACGCCCGATCAGATCAAGAAGGCCTATCGCAAG GCTGCACTGAGATACCACCCAGACAAAGTACCCGAGGAGCAGCGCGAAGAGTCCGAGGTCAAGTTCAAGGAAGCCAGCCGAGCCTACGAGATCCTCAGCGATGAAGATAAGCGCCACCTCTACGACACCCATGGCATGGCTGCCTTTGACGGCTCACGGGGAGGCCCCGGCGGCCCGGAGGTCGATCTCAACGATATCCTGTCCCAGATGTTCGGATTCAACATGGGCGGCCCCGGTGGCCCCGGCGGTCCTGGCGGCCCTATGAGACCCCGAAAGGGACCCGACGAGGAGCAGGAATACAAGGTCACGCTCGAGGAATTATACAAGGGCAAGACTGTCAAGTTTTCTGCCAACAAGCAGGTTGTCTGCAGTGTCTGCAAGGGCTCTGGaggcaaggagaaggcgaagcCCACTTCCTGCGAGCGCTGCAAGGGCCACGGCATGGTCGAGGCCATTCGACAGATTGGCCCCGGCATGATGCGCCGCGAGACTGTCCTGTGCGATCACTGCACGGGCTCCGGCAAGGTGtacaaggagaaggacagGTGCAAGAAGTGCAAGGGCAAGCGAACCAcacaggagaagaaggcactGGAGATTTACATTCCCCGGGGATCTATGCAGGGCGAGCGCATCGTTctggagggagaggcagaTCAGTATCCAGACCAGATACCCGGAGATATTGTCTTCACCCTTATCGAGGAACCCCACGACGTCTTTTCTCGACTCGGAAATGATCTTTCCGCAGAGTTGACTGTTTCCCTGAGCGAGGCCCTCATCGGATTCAACCGCGTAGTGCTGAAACACCTCGACGGCCGGGGTATCCAGCTCAACCGACCGCGGGGCAAGGTTCTGAAGCCAGTGGACTGCATCAAGATCCCTGGAGAGGGTATGCCCATGAAGAGGGGCGACGCCAGGGGAGACTTGTATCTCCTGGTCAAGGTCGAGTTCCCCGAGGACGACTGGCTGAAGGATGAGTCTGCCTATGAGGCATTGGCGAAGatgctgccaccaccactgccAGCTgtggaggctgaggagattgACGAGGTCGAATATGAAGACGGCGCTGACATTGAAGAG ATGGGTGCTGATCAAGGCGATCCTCGATTCGGCAACGAAtgggaagacgacgacgagggcgaAGGCCAGACACAATGCGCCACACAGTaa